The following are encoded in a window of Penaeus vannamei isolate JL-2024 chromosome 17, ASM4276789v1, whole genome shotgun sequence genomic DNA:
- the LOC138864589 gene encoding uncharacterized protein, which translates to MRAGRWAWWVGVAILLVGLSSGLNVTVYRKHRGVCEGFLGDLKANSVVYCAFACSSNSLCGGFHHYRKGRCSLYETLAPPTDSSGLFCHGPARAMGGRQRSTQGPRRTTPAPTAPPSGSNVPAPATIDLNGLNPLQVTLLQKCATNGGIAGIYQEANIFYFLCRRSPNDIPLNTADPGSPCSGDEISCLTTTCDADKIFIGYDQNGPKGPCYTISSTQATVDKTDCYDETSAAPLPAGKGGSWTQWRVCRTDAFFVVVGAQVSSGDIVRITCCRAKAV; encoded by the exons ATGAGAGCCGGGCGATGGGCgtggtgggtgggcgtggcgatCCTGCTGGTAGGACTCTCCTCGGGGTTGAATGTCACCGTCTACAGGAAGCATCGAGGAGTTTGCGAAGGATTCTTGGGCGATCTGAAGGCGAACTCTGTCGTCTATTGTGCCTTTGCCTGCAgctcaa ACAGCCTCTGCGGCGGATTCCATCACTACAGGAAGGGCCGGTGTTCGCTCTACGAGACCCTGGCTCCGCCCACTGACTCATCCGGTTTATTTTGTCACGGTCCGG CTCGAGCGATGGGGGGCCGTCAGCGAAGCACCCAGGGTCCGAGACGAACCACCCCTGCGCCTACAGCACCTCCTTCGGGCTCC AACGTACCTGCTCCAGCAACCATAGACTTGAATGGACTGAATCCGTTGCAAGTCACTCTCCTGCAGAAATGCGCTACTAACGGTGGCATTGCGGGAATATACCAAGAAGCAAACATATTCTACTTCCTGTGCCGGAGGTCGCCCAATGACATCCCCCTGAACACAGCTGATCCTGGGTCGCCTTGCAGCGGCGATGAAATCAGCTGTCTGACCACCACGTGCGACGCGGACAAGATCTTCATCGGCTACGACCAGAACGGGCCGAAGGGACCCTGCTACACCATCAGCAGCACGCAGGCCACCGTTGACAAGACCGACTGCTACGACGAAACCTCCGCCGCCCCTCTGCCGGCTGGGAAGGGCGGCTCGTGGACGCAGTGGCGGGTCTGCCGCACGGACGCCTTTTTCGTGGTCGTGGGAGCCCAAGTGTCCAGCGGTGACATCGTGAGGATCACCTGCTGCAGAGCCAAAGCTGTCTAA